One Campylobacter showae CSUNSWCD genomic window, TTTAGTTTTAGCGTGAGAATCGCAAACTCGGGATCTGCGACCTTGACCGCGACGTAGTACTCCTCCTCGCCGAGGCGATTTTTGAGGTAAAACTGCACTACCGAGTTCGCCCCATCCTTGTATCTTTGCGGCATGCCCTCGCGCGGCTCAAAATCATCCTCGATCTCCTCGCCCGTTTTTAAATTTACGGCAAAAGCCTCGACGTCGTCGAAATCATCGTCTTCTATTTCGCCGTTTTTTTGTAGTTTATTTTGCAGGTGATGCTGTAAATCTCGCACGATAAATACGTCGCGATCGAGTATAAAATGCTTCTCGCGCTCGTAAAACATCTGCGCGAAAAAGACCAAAAATGCGGCGCTCGTGATGAAGTAAAGTAAAAATATAGGTAAAATTTGACGGTCCAAAAGTGCTGTAAAGGCTTTTTTAAGAGGTTTTAGCAAGGACATTTGCCGCCTTTTGAGTTAAATTTACTGGTATTTTGCGGATGTAAAATTTGAAGCTTAAAATCGCAAAGGATTTGCGTAAATTTGGATAAAATTTGAGACTCATCCCCTGCCCTTTGCCGCGCGGTAGTTGCAAAATTAGCGCCATTTTCGGCCAAAACCCAAACCTCCGAGCGACCGCAAAAAGCCTAAACATATTTATAGCCTAGCTTTGAGGCGCTAACGATACGCTCTTTACCTAAAATTTTACGCAGCTCTGCGATATAAACGCGCAGGCTAAGCTCGCTAGGGCTCTCGTCGTAGTCCCAAATTTGAGAATAGATCTCGTCTCTACTTAAAAATTTATCCTGATTTTTTAGCAAAAGCGCGAGCAATCTGGACTGCTTTTTAGGCATCGAGACAGCCTTGCCGCCACGAAATAGCAAGCCATGATTCATATCAAAGCCCAAATTTTCGCCCAGATTTACCAGCTCGTTTTTATTGTGCACAAAGGTGCGTTTTAGCAGATTTTGCACGCGCAGATGCAGCTCTTTTAGCTCAAACGGCTTTTTTATGTAGTCGTCACAGCCGCTAGTAAAGCCGCTTTGCACGTCATCAAGCGTATTTAGCGAGGTCGTAAATATACAAGGCGTGTTTTTGCCCGCGTTTCGCAGCTCCCGAAGGAGCGCAAAGCCGCTGCCTCCGATGATCTTGACGTCGAATATCCAAAGATCGAAGTTGCTTTCATAAGCCAAATTTAACGCGTCGTCGTAGCTTTTCGTGCCCGCAGTCTCGTAGCTCTGAGCCTGCAAATACGCGCACATCATCTCAAGCAACATATTTTCGTCCTCGACGATCAAAATTTTACTCATTTTCGCTCCGTTTTCGTTTGCTTTTGTCGTTTTGCGGCGTTTTATCTGCTTGATTTTTGTTTCATCTGTCGGCGCGGCTTTGCGCTAAATTTTTGCCCAACGTCTCAAATTTGCATTAAATTTACCCACATGCGTTCAAATTTAGCCACAAACAGATCTTGCGTAAATTTATCAAATTTCATCTAAATTTCAAGGTAAAATTTCATAAATCTACGTCGTCGCCAAAGTGCTTAAATTTGTAAAAAGCGGGGCAAATTCTCGCGCAAATTTAAACGAAAATCCGCCCCGCAAAAAGCCGAATTTACTCTTTATTTTGCGGCATATGCGGACCTTTGCCGTC contains:
- a CDS encoding sensor histidine kinase gives rise to the protein MSLLKPLKKAFTALLDRQILPIFLLYFITSAAFLVFFAQMFYEREKHFILDRDVFIVRDLQHHLQNKLQKNGEIEDDDFDDVEAFAVNLKTGEEIEDDFEPREGMPQRYKDGANSVVQFYLKNRLGEEEYYVAVKVADPEFAILTLKLKIIFFSFMILLAILVIAYFIIRLSLRPLYRRIDFLNGFIRDTTHEINTPLSVILMSIEMFETDPKKYLNNIKTASKTISTLYEDLTLVKLSGKEDGAVTSFSLSELVRERIGYFGLNLEQKNIKLSTQIAEVQLRSSYKKREKSSTIC
- a CDS encoding response regulator transcription factor, with the translated sequence MSKILIVEDENMLLEMMCAYLQAQSYETAGTKSYDDALNLAYESNFDLWIFDVKIIGGSGFALLRELRNAGKNTPCIFTTSLNTLDDVQSGFTSGCDDYIKKPFELKELHLRVQNLLKRTFVHNKNELVNLGENLGFDMNHGLLFRGGKAVSMPKKQSRLLALLLKNQDKFLSRDEIYSQIWDYDESPSELSLRVYIAELRKILGKERIVSASKLGYKYV